The following coding sequences are from one Vulgatibacter sp. window:
- the argB gene encoding acetylglutamate kinase, with translation MEKALEKARTLVEALPWLRAFAGKTLVIKYGGHAMTDESCKASFAQDVVLLQHVGIRPVVVHGGGPQIDVALDRMGIKSTFVQGLRVTDEPTMGVVEMVLAGQVNGEVVTNVTNAGGRAVGLSGRDATCILGRKIEPREGEPDIGRVGEVVRVDARLIRSLLDNGFLPIIAPVAVDADGRALNINADTVAGRVAGALGAEKLVLLTDIQGILDRDRNLINELDERAAERAIEDGTVSGGMIPKVRSCLDALSQGVGSVHVIDGRVPHALLLEIFTDRGVGTVIRR, from the coding sequence ATGGAAAAGGCGCTCGAAAAAGCCCGTACGCTCGTGGAGGCGCTGCCCTGGTTGCGCGCCTTCGCCGGCAAGACCCTCGTGATCAAATACGGCGGCCACGCGATGACCGACGAGAGCTGCAAGGCCTCGTTCGCGCAGGACGTGGTGTTGCTCCAGCACGTCGGGATCCGGCCGGTGGTGGTCCACGGCGGCGGCCCGCAGATCGACGTCGCCCTCGATCGGATGGGGATCAAGAGCACCTTCGTCCAGGGCTTGCGCGTCACCGACGAGCCGACCATGGGCGTGGTGGAGATGGTGCTCGCCGGCCAGGTGAACGGCGAGGTCGTCACCAACGTGACCAACGCCGGCGGCCGCGCGGTGGGGCTCTCCGGCCGCGACGCCACCTGCATCCTCGGCCGCAAGATCGAGCCGCGCGAAGGGGAGCCGGACATCGGCCGCGTCGGCGAGGTGGTCCGCGTCGACGCGAGGCTCATCCGCTCCCTCCTCGACAACGGCTTCCTGCCGATCATCGCGCCGGTCGCGGTGGATGCCGACGGCCGCGCCCTCAACATCAACGCCGACACCGTCGCCGGGCGCGTCGCCGGTGCGCTGGGCGCCGAGAAGCTCGTGCTGCTCACCGACATCCAGGGGATCCTCGACCGAGACAGGAACCTCATCAACGAGCTCGACGAGCGCGCCGCCGAGCGGGCCATCGAGGATGGCACCGTGAGCGGGGGAATGATCCCCAAGGTGCGCTCCTGCCTCGACGCCCTCTCGCAGGGCGTGGGCAGCGTGCACGTGATCGACGGACGGGTGCCCCACGCGCTCCTCCTCGAGATCTTCACCGACCGCGGCGTGGGCACGGTCATCCGGCGGTAG
- a CDS encoding acetylornithine transaminase translates to MTTKNEQLAARAQRVLVGNYKQQPIAVVRGEGVHVWDADGKRYLDFIAGIATTSLGHCHPKVLAALEKQAKQLWHASNVFYTEPQIELAERLTGASFAERVFFCNSGAEANEAALKLTRRFQRDRGEDRFEIIAFESSFHGRTLFTVSATGQPKYWKGFEPMVPGVKHARYGDIESVRALVTRQTAAIIVEPMQGEGGVRPAPAGFLKALRALCDGEGILLVFDEVQTGMGRTGKLFGYEHHGVAPDLMTLAKALGNGIPIGAMLTTEAIAKSLVPGTHASTFGGNPLAAACATAVFDELTTGGVLEHAQIAGEYLAGRLGDMARRLGDRVVETRGQGLLRGIELPGEAGKVIGRCRELGLLVNAAGERVVRLAPPLVVEHVQIDEAVDVIERAIVES, encoded by the coding sequence ATGACGACGAAGAACGAGCAGCTGGCAGCCCGTGCGCAGCGGGTGCTGGTCGGCAATTACAAGCAGCAGCCCATCGCCGTCGTCCGCGGCGAGGGCGTCCACGTCTGGGACGCCGACGGCAAGCGTTACCTCGACTTCATCGCCGGGATCGCCACCACCTCCCTCGGCCACTGCCACCCGAAGGTGCTGGCTGCCCTCGAGAAGCAGGCGAAGCAGCTCTGGCACGCGAGCAACGTCTTCTACACCGAGCCGCAGATCGAGCTGGCGGAGCGCCTCACCGGCGCCTCTTTTGCCGAGCGCGTCTTCTTCTGCAACTCGGGCGCGGAGGCGAACGAGGCGGCGCTCAAGCTCACCCGGCGCTTCCAACGCGACCGCGGCGAGGATCGCTTCGAGATCATCGCCTTCGAGAGCAGCTTCCACGGCCGCACGCTCTTCACCGTGAGCGCCACCGGGCAGCCGAAGTATTGGAAGGGCTTCGAGCCGATGGTGCCGGGCGTGAAGCACGCGCGTTATGGCGACATCGAGTCGGTCAGGGCCCTGGTCACCAGGCAGACCGCCGCGATCATCGTCGAGCCGATGCAGGGCGAGGGCGGCGTCCGCCCGGCGCCCGCGGGCTTCCTGAAGGCCCTGCGCGCGCTCTGCGACGGCGAGGGGATCCTCCTCGTCTTCGACGAGGTGCAGACCGGCATGGGCCGCACCGGCAAGCTCTTCGGCTACGAGCACCACGGCGTCGCTCCCGACCTGATGACGCTGGCCAAGGCGCTCGGCAACGGCATCCCCATCGGGGCGATGCTCACCACCGAGGCGATCGCGAAGTCCCTCGTCCCCGGCACCCACGCCTCGACCTTCGGCGGCAACCCGCTGGCTGCGGCGTGCGCCACCGCGGTCTTCGACGAGCTCACCACCGGCGGCGTGCTCGAGCACGCGCAGATCGCGGGCGAGTACCTGGCCGGCAGGCTCGGCGACATGGCGCGGCGCCTCGGTGATCGCGTGGTCGAGACCCGGGGGCAGGGCCTGCTCCGTGGCATCGAGCTGCCGGGTGAGGCGGGCAAGGTGATCGGCCGCTGCCGCGAGCTGGGCCTCCTGGTCAACGCCGCCGGCGAGCGGGTGGTGCGCCTCGCGCCGCCGCTCGTCGTCGAGCACGTGCAGATCGACGAAGCGGTCGACGTCATCGAACGCGCCATCGTGGAGTCCTGA
- the argF gene encoding ornithine carbamoyltransferase produces the protein MDLKRGKKKRDFLSFADYQREELLYLLQRAAALKALRQQGTRHASLAGKSVGLIFEKASTRTRVSFAVGAHELGALALDLPVAQTQLGRGEPIPDAARVLSRYLHAVVLRTFAQAKLEEFARWSTAPVINGLTDELHPCQVLADLLTAQERLGTVEDLVVAWIGDGNNMAHSWIEAASILGFELRLACPEGYQPHAYFLGEAEKRRLGKVVLVADPREAARGANVVTTDVWASMGQEEEAQLRARAFAGYRVDAEMMRGADSQAIVLHCLPAHRGEEIDADVLEGPQSAVFDEAENRLHVQKAILEALV, from the coding sequence GTGGATCTGAAGCGCGGCAAGAAGAAGCGCGATTTCCTCTCCTTCGCCGATTACCAGCGCGAGGAGCTCCTCTACCTGCTCCAGCGCGCGGCGGCGCTCAAGGCGCTCCGGCAGCAGGGCACGCGCCACGCGAGCCTCGCGGGCAAGAGCGTGGGGCTCATCTTCGAGAAGGCCTCGACCCGCACCCGCGTCTCCTTCGCGGTGGGCGCGCACGAGCTCGGCGCGCTCGCGCTCGATCTGCCGGTGGCGCAGACGCAGCTCGGCCGCGGCGAGCCGATCCCCGACGCGGCGCGGGTGCTCTCGCGCTACCTGCACGCGGTGGTCCTGCGGACCTTCGCCCAGGCCAAGCTCGAGGAGTTCGCTCGCTGGTCGACGGCGCCGGTGATCAACGGCCTCACCGACGAGCTCCATCCCTGCCAGGTCCTCGCCGACCTGCTCACGGCGCAGGAGCGCCTCGGCACCGTCGAGGATCTCGTCGTGGCCTGGATCGGCGACGGCAACAACATGGCCCACTCGTGGATCGAGGCCGCCTCGATCCTCGGCTTCGAGCTGCGCCTCGCCTGCCCCGAGGGCTACCAGCCCCACGCGTACTTCCTCGGCGAGGCCGAGAAGCGCCGGCTGGGCAAGGTGGTGCTCGTGGCCGATCCGCGCGAGGCAGCCCGTGGCGCCAACGTGGTCACCACGGACGTCTGGGCGTCGATGGGACAGGAGGAGGAGGCGCAGCTCCGCGCCCGCGCCTTCGCCGGCTACCGCGTCGATGCGGAGATGATGCGCGGCGCCGACAGCCAGGCGATCGTGCTCCACTGCCTGCCGGCCCACCGCGGCGAGGAGATCGACGCGGACGTGCTCGAGGGACCGCAGTCGGCGGTCTTCGACGAGGCGGAGAACCGCCTCCACGTCCAGAAGGCGATCCTCGAGGCGCTGGTCTGA
- a CDS encoding PKD domain-containing protein translates to MRGGGGRFFVSLVVAALLGSCGGEEITTCSTDVDCGVGALCKHRLCVADPAPEIVLTADRREARIGEAVVVDAGASSAAAGMEFRVEPDGAASLEIEGRRAVIRRQVPHQGVDVVVTARSASGAVAEGRLHVAARNSEPTVQLVATPDPFQPGAEVLLEAQATDGDGDPLSFEWDLEGGAGSLAGAGNRATLSTVAGTEAIRYAVRVRALDGKGGASEASVTLQARNAAPAIVLPEVLVDHQCGGDPFTCSASASLAVEVEDVGPTSVAFRLLSDRTDVAHRFVEDEGGITTLELVCAPACAIAGTWQVEVTATDALGAATTRQLAVEVRNRPPVLRAHDGSAVPHSALADEGGVRYLLARAAGSVITWEDPDGDPPAPGSVRWSSTSEIVEFEDPASLDTLVRAIGTREELLAIELAVVAADINGAEAADRAAIPVGNTGPSATFGGDPREGHSYLRTEADGSRVYRKAISLESLEASDPDGDPLAVTVELDPLDPEAVGRVVRLVEEEGGYLLEGIGPDFLERSYRVIVRVSDGWGGSASSTGSVLVSNRAPEVITRPVTASVATGRSCQTFSCCIPHYSGVGCLAEPDARVATRWGSTNGPLTFSDAVTVRDPDGDPVVLEVGFGYEHLSEAQVRDGTTWRGTATLACTPLGGDWRCPLEVRLQGRADHLGFYCTLDTGTAVGATAAVAARASDGLGGRSTEARWTWGGSDDPSDGSCP, encoded by the coding sequence ATGCGTGGTGGGGGTGGTCGGTTTTTCGTCTCGTTGGTGGTGGCGGCGCTGCTCGGGTCCTGCGGGGGCGAGGAGATCACGACCTGCAGCACCGACGTCGATTGCGGCGTGGGTGCGCTCTGCAAACATCGGCTCTGCGTCGCGGATCCCGCGCCCGAGATCGTGCTCACGGCGGATCGGCGCGAGGCGCGGATCGGAGAGGCGGTCGTGGTGGATGCGGGGGCCTCGTCCGCCGCAGCGGGCATGGAATTCCGGGTGGAGCCGGACGGCGCCGCTTCGCTGGAGATCGAGGGCCGCCGGGCGGTGATCCGGCGGCAGGTTCCGCACCAGGGCGTCGACGTGGTGGTCACCGCCCGCAGCGCCTCGGGTGCAGTGGCCGAGGGGCGGCTCCACGTCGCCGCGCGCAACAGCGAGCCGACGGTGCAGCTCGTCGCCACGCCCGATCCCTTCCAGCCCGGTGCGGAGGTGCTGCTCGAGGCGCAGGCGACCGACGGTGACGGCGATCCGCTCTCGTTCGAATGGGATCTCGAGGGCGGCGCCGGCTCCCTCGCCGGTGCCGGCAACCGCGCGACGCTCTCCACGGTCGCTGGGACCGAGGCGATCCGCTACGCGGTGCGGGTGCGCGCCCTCGACGGCAAGGGCGGTGCGAGTGAGGCGAGCGTGACGCTGCAGGCCCGGAACGCGGCGCCCGCGATCGTGCTGCCCGAGGTGTTGGTCGACCACCAATGCGGCGGCGATCCGTTCACCTGCAGCGCGAGCGCTTCCCTCGCCGTCGAGGTGGAGGACGTCGGCCCGACCAGCGTCGCCTTCCGGCTCCTCTCGGATCGCACCGACGTTGCGCACCGCTTCGTCGAGGACGAGGGCGGCATCACCACGCTCGAGCTGGTGTGCGCGCCGGCGTGCGCCATCGCCGGGACCTGGCAGGTCGAGGTCACTGCCACCGACGCGCTGGGCGCAGCCACCACCAGGCAGCTCGCAGTGGAGGTTCGCAACCGGCCGCCGGTGCTGCGTGCCCACGACGGCTCCGCTGTGCCGCACAGCGCACTCGCCGATGAGGGCGGGGTTCGCTACCTCCTCGCTCGTGCTGCCGGCAGCGTGATCACCTGGGAGGATCCCGACGGCGATCCCCCGGCGCCGGGCTCGGTGCGCTGGAGCAGCACCTCGGAGATCGTCGAGTTCGAAGACCCTGCCTCGCTCGATACCCTGGTGCGCGCGATCGGGACGCGGGAGGAGCTCCTCGCCATCGAGCTCGCGGTGGTGGCAGCGGACATCAACGGCGCCGAGGCCGCCGACAGGGCGGCCATCCCCGTGGGCAACACCGGGCCCAGCGCGACCTTCGGCGGCGATCCGCGCGAGGGCCATTCCTACCTGCGCACGGAGGCGGACGGCAGCCGCGTCTACCGCAAGGCGATCTCGCTGGAGAGCCTCGAAGCGAGCGATCCCGACGGCGATCCGCTCGCCGTCACGGTGGAGCTCGATCCTCTCGACCCCGAGGCGGTCGGGCGGGTGGTGCGCCTCGTCGAGGAGGAGGGGGGCTATCTGCTCGAGGGGATCGGCCCCGATTTCCTCGAGCGCTCGTACCGCGTGATCGTCCGGGTGAGCGACGGGTGGGGCGGGTCGGCGAGCTCCACCGGCAGCGTGCTCGTCTCCAACCGGGCGCCGGAGGTGATCACCCGGCCGGTGACGGCCAGCGTCGCCACAGGCCGCTCCTGCCAGACGTTCAGCTGCTGCATTCCGCATTACAGCGGTGTCGGATGCCTCGCCGAACCGGATGCCCGCGTCGCCACGCGCTGGGGCTCGACCAACGGGCCACTCACCTTCTCGGACGCGGTCACCGTGCGTGATCCGGATGGCGATCCGGTCGTGCTGGAGGTCGGCTTCGGATACGAGCACCTGAGCGAGGCGCAGGTGCGCGACGGCACGACCTGGCGCGGGACGGCGACGCTTGCCTGCACGCCGCTCGGTGGCGATTGGCGCTGTCCCCTCGAAGTGAGGCTCCAGGGGCGTGCCGATCACCTCGGCTTCTATTGCACCCTCGACACCGGTACCGCGGTCGGCGCGACGGCGGCGGTCGCGGCCCGGGCGAGCGACGGTCTCGGTGGTCGCTCCACCGAGGCGCGGTGGACGTGGGGCGGCAGCGACGATCCGAGCGACGGGAGCTGCCCGTGA
- the dnaK gene encoding molecular chaperone DnaK, with protein sequence MASEPTIGIDLGTTNSVVATVADGTPVVIPSRSGHHLTPSVVAVARNGKRLVGSIAKRQAITNPEQTVAAAKRLIGRKYSSQEVQQASDTLPYPIGCGTHDDVRIALGGRDLTVPEISAMVLQELKLDAEAHFGQPVRQAVITVPAYFNDGQRQATKDAGRIAGLEVLRIINEPTAAALAYGFGKEISGRIVVYDLGGGTFDISVLELRRGVFEVLATAGDSFLGGEDFDNRIIEWLVFHFAREHSVDLRRDKMALQRLKDASEKAKCELSTLRETRIELPFLYTPPTGGAALHLQRTLTREKFEELASDLVERTIHLTEKVLEEARLSPLDIAEVVLVGGQTRMPRVQEAVRRLFGREPCKGVHADEVVALGAAIQGHALTTEESEVLLLDVTPQSLGIMVAGGYTQTIIARNTTVPTRASHIFTTVKDNQTSAKILVLQGEEEKAAENELLGEFMLTGLRPAPRGEVEIEVQFDISADGIVSVSAQDRDTGLQQSIQVTATSGLTEEEMQLIIEEQKDYLVEQKQSEESERRRAEVRNLLREVESVFPSVREIMQGSEFGNDAISKAERTLSRARDAVAGRDLEAMMASSEQLERTLALCKGLLQRVGAPRS encoded by the coding sequence ATGGCCAGCGAACCAACCATCGGAATCGATCTCGGAACCACCAACTCGGTGGTCGCCACCGTCGCGGACGGCACGCCCGTGGTGATCCCCTCGCGGAGCGGGCACCACCTCACCCCCTCGGTGGTGGCGGTCGCCCGGAACGGCAAGCGACTGGTCGGCTCCATCGCCAAGCGCCAGGCGATCACCAACCCCGAGCAGACGGTCGCCGCCGCCAAGCGCCTCATCGGCCGCAAATACTCCTCGCAGGAGGTGCAGCAGGCCTCCGACACGCTGCCCTATCCGATCGGCTGCGGCACCCACGACGACGTGCGGATTGCGCTGGGCGGCAGGGATCTCACCGTCCCCGAGATCTCGGCGATGGTCCTGCAGGAGCTGAAGCTCGACGCCGAAGCCCATTTCGGCCAGCCGGTCCGGCAGGCCGTGATCACCGTCCCGGCCTACTTCAACGATGGGCAGCGCCAGGCCACCAAGGACGCGGGCCGGATCGCCGGCCTCGAGGTCCTCCGGATCATCAACGAGCCCACCGCCGCGGCCCTCGCCTACGGCTTCGGCAAGGAGATCTCCGGCAGGATCGTGGTCTACGATCTGGGCGGAGGTACGTTCGACATCTCGGTCCTCGAGCTGCGCCGCGGCGTCTTCGAGGTGCTCGCTACGGCGGGGGATTCCTTCCTCGGCGGCGAGGACTTCGACAACCGCATCATCGAGTGGCTCGTCTTCCACTTCGCCAGGGAGCACTCGGTCGATCTCCGCCGGGACAAGATGGCGCTGCAGCGCCTCAAGGACGCCTCCGAGAAGGCCAAGTGCGAGCTCTCCACCCTGCGGGAAACGCGCATCGAGCTGCCCTTCCTCTACACGCCGCCCACCGGCGGGGCCGCGCTCCATCTGCAGCGGACCCTGACCCGGGAGAAGTTCGAGGAGCTCGCGAGCGATCTGGTCGAGCGGACGATCCACCTCACCGAGAAGGTGCTCGAGGAAGCGCGCCTCTCGCCGCTGGACATCGCCGAGGTGGTGCTGGTCGGCGGCCAGACCCGCATGCCCCGGGTGCAGGAGGCGGTACGCCGGCTCTTCGGCCGCGAGCCGTGCAAGGGCGTCCATGCCGACGAGGTCGTCGCACTCGGTGCCGCGATCCAGGGCCATGCGCTCACCACCGAGGAGAGCGAGGTGCTCCTCCTCGACGTGACGCCGCAGTCCCTCGGCATCATGGTGGCGGGCGGCTACACCCAGACCATCATCGCGCGGAACACCACGGTTCCCACCAGGGCCTCGCACATCTTCACGACGGTCAAGGACAACCAGACCTCGGCGAAGATCCTCGTGCTCCAGGGCGAGGAGGAGAAGGCTGCGGAGAACGAGCTCCTCGGCGAGTTCATGCTCACCGGCCTTCGCCCCGCGCCCCGCGGCGAGGTGGAGATCGAGGTGCAATTCGACATCTCCGCCGACGGCATCGTCTCGGTGTCGGCCCAGGATCGCGACACCGGGTTGCAGCAGTCGATCCAGGTGACCGCGACCAGCGGCCTCACCGAGGAGGAGATGCAGCTCATCATCGAGGAGCAGAAGGACTACCTCGTCGAGCAGAAGCAGAGCGAGGAGTCGGAGCGTCGCCGCGCCGAGGTGCGGAACCTGCTCCGCGAGGTGGAGAGCGTCTTTCCCTCCGTCCGCGAGATCATGCAGGGCAGCGAGTTCGGCAACGATGCCATCTCGAAGGCGGAGCGGACGCTCTCGCGGGCCCGCGACGCCGTTGCCGGCAGGGACCTCGAGGCGATGATGGCCAGCTCGGAGCAGCTCGAGCGGACGCTGGCTTTGTGCAAGGGCCTGCTGCAGCGCGTCGGCGCACCCCGGAGCTGA
- a CDS encoding argininosuccinate synthase has protein sequence MAGRDSVRKIVLAYSGGLDTSIILTWLKETYGAEVIAFCADLGQGEELSPLEEKAKRTGASAYVQRDLREEFVRDFVFPALRANAVYQGTYLMGTSLARPIIAKHQMEVAREFGADAVSHGATGKGNDQVRFELTYYHYDPAIKIIAPWREWNLGSRTEMLDYADKHGIPVTATRAKPYSMDRNLFHISYEGGVLEDPWNEPDASMFLLTRDPTEAPEKPQYVEISFDKGNPVAVDGERMSPATLLAKLNEIAGLHGIGRVDMVEDRFVGMKSRGVYETPGGTVLHAAHRALESITLDREVVNLRDSLIPRYAQLVYNGFWYAPERELLQSMIDESQADVSGVVRMKLYRGGMQVAGRKSENTLYAPEFSTFEKDEVYRQADAAGFINLNALRLRIRALRRSKR, from the coding sequence ATGGCCGGCCGCGATTCGGTTCGCAAGATCGTCCTCGCCTATTCGGGCGGTCTGGACACGTCGATCATCCTGACCTGGCTCAAGGAGACCTACGGTGCGGAGGTCATCGCCTTCTGCGCCGATCTCGGCCAGGGCGAAGAGCTCTCCCCGCTGGAGGAGAAGGCGAAGCGCACCGGCGCCAGCGCCTACGTGCAGCGCGACCTGCGCGAGGAATTCGTGCGGGACTTCGTCTTCCCCGCGCTCCGCGCCAACGCGGTCTACCAGGGCACGTACCTCATGGGCACGAGCCTCGCCCGCCCGATCATCGCCAAGCACCAGATGGAGGTCGCCCGCGAATTCGGCGCCGACGCCGTCTCCCACGGCGCCACCGGCAAGGGCAACGACCAGGTCCGCTTCGAGCTGACCTATTACCACTACGATCCGGCGATCAAGATCATCGCGCCCTGGCGCGAGTGGAACCTCGGCAGCCGCACCGAGATGCTGGACTACGCCGACAAGCACGGCATCCCGGTCACCGCGACCCGCGCCAAGCCCTACTCGATGGACCGCAACCTCTTCCACATCTCCTACGAGGGCGGCGTCCTCGAGGATCCGTGGAACGAGCCGGACGCCTCGATGTTCCTGCTGACCCGCGATCCGACCGAGGCGCCGGAGAAGCCGCAGTACGTCGAGATCTCGTTCGATAAGGGCAACCCCGTCGCCGTCGACGGCGAGCGCATGAGCCCCGCCACGCTGCTGGCGAAGCTCAACGAGATCGCCGGCCTCCACGGCATCGGCCGCGTCGACATGGTCGAGGATCGCTTCGTCGGCATGAAGAGCCGCGGCGTCTACGAGACCCCGGGCGGCACCGTGCTCCACGCTGCGCACCGCGCCCTCGAGTCGATCACCCTCGACCGCGAGGTGGTGAACCTCCGCGACTCGCTCATCCCGCGCTACGCGCAGCTCGTCTACAACGGCTTCTGGTACGCCCCGGAGCGCGAGCTGCTCCAGTCGATGATCGACGAGTCGCAGGCGGACGTCAGCGGCGTGGTCCGGATGAAGCTCTACCGCGGCGGCATGCAGGTCGCCGGCCGCAAGAGCGAGAACACGCTCTACGCCCCGGAGTTCTCGACCTTCGAGAAGGACGAGGTCTACCGCCAGGCCGACGCGGCGGGCTTCATCAACCTGAACGCCCTGCGCCTGCGCATCCGCGCCCTCCGCCGCAGCAAGCGCTGA
- a CDS encoding SDR family oxidoreductase — translation MRNVHFVTGYPGFIGKRLAARLLERDRKGQLYVLVQPRFAKDARREVARLDPKQGARVTVLVGDVVDMHLGLSGEEYRKLADEVTHVFHLAAISYLGVDRRTLERVNVDGTRNVLELARDARHLVRLSHMSTVHVAGDRQGVIDEDELEEGQRFHNAYEETKFRAEVLVRKAMAELPISVFRPSTVVGDSRTGEIDRFDGPYYTAFELVTSPLRVPVPLPGDGSFPLNVVPSDFVVDAILELAFRKEAEGRTFHLVDPNPMSARKVYEYVAQKAGKRPPRARLPARASVALLRLPFLERLSRPQRAAIEHLNELVIYNCRNTLEQLDGTGIRCPPLTAYLDKLLAFVEEQQRLRREARTRPEAAPEDPLAPSEAAAPAEAAAEDAEGAAEEVLAAVATVEGAEKRQRPTRQRQARQGAARPTRPRKRAGAGEGEGAPGVAAEPAAPAAVSAETPSEGAAEPEGASQPPDASAARTR, via the coding sequence ATGCGCAACGTGCACTTCGTCACCGGGTATCCCGGCTTCATCGGCAAGCGGCTCGCAGCGAGGTTGCTCGAGCGGGATCGCAAGGGCCAGCTCTACGTGCTGGTGCAGCCGCGCTTCGCCAAGGACGCACGGCGCGAGGTGGCCCGCCTCGATCCGAAGCAGGGGGCGCGGGTCACCGTCCTCGTCGGCGACGTCGTCGACATGCACCTCGGGCTGAGCGGCGAGGAGTACCGCAAGCTTGCCGACGAGGTGACCCACGTCTTCCACCTCGCGGCGATCAGCTACCTGGGCGTCGATCGGCGGACTCTCGAGCGCGTGAACGTCGACGGCACGCGGAACGTCCTCGAGCTGGCGCGGGACGCCAGGCACCTGGTGCGCCTCAGCCACATGTCGACCGTGCACGTCGCCGGCGACAGGCAGGGCGTGATCGACGAGGACGAGCTCGAGGAAGGCCAGCGCTTCCACAACGCCTACGAGGAGACCAAGTTCCGGGCCGAGGTGCTGGTGCGCAAGGCGATGGCCGAGCTGCCCATCTCCGTCTTTCGCCCCTCGACCGTGGTGGGCGATTCGCGGACCGGCGAGATCGATCGCTTCGACGGGCCCTATTACACCGCCTTCGAACTGGTCACCTCGCCGCTGCGGGTGCCGGTGCCGCTGCCGGGGGACGGCTCGTTCCCGCTGAACGTGGTGCCGTCCGACTTCGTGGTCGATGCGATCCTCGAGCTCGCCTTCCGCAAGGAGGCGGAAGGCCGGACCTTCCACCTCGTCGACCCCAACCCGATGTCGGCGCGGAAGGTCTACGAGTACGTCGCCCAGAAGGCGGGGAAGCGTCCGCCGCGGGCGCGGCTGCCGGCCAGGGCGTCGGTGGCGCTGCTGCGCCTGCCCTTCCTCGAGCGGCTCTCCCGGCCGCAGCGGGCGGCGATCGAGCACCTGAACGAGCTGGTGATCTACAACTGCCGCAACACCCTCGAGCAGCTCGACGGCACGGGGATCCGCTGCCCGCCGCTCACGGCCTATCTCGACAAGCTGCTGGCGTTCGTCGAGGAGCAGCAGCGGCTGCGCCGCGAGGCTCGCACGAGGCCCGAGGCGGCGCCGGAGGATCCGCTCGCGCCCAGCGAGGCGGCAGCGCCCGCCGAGGCCGCTGCCGAGGATGCAGAGGGCGCCGCGGAAGAGGTGCTCGCGGCTGTAGCGACCGTGGAGGGCGCCGAGAAGCGCCAGCGGCCCACCAGGCAGCGGCAGGCGCGGCAGGGCGCCGCCCGCCCCACCCGCCCGCGCAAGCGTGCCGGTGCCGGCGAGGGTGAGGGCGCCCCCGGCGTTGCGGCGGAGCCCGCAGCGCCAGCTGCCGTTTCCGCGGAAACGCCGTCCGAGGGCGCGGCGGAGCCCGAGGGGGCCTCTCAGCCGCCCGACGCAAGCGCAGCGCGCACGCGCTAG
- the coaE gene encoding dephospho-CoA kinase (Dephospho-CoA kinase (CoaE) performs the final step in coenzyme A biosynthesis.), with product MQRIGLTGGIASGKSTVARLLAARGVPVIDADALAREVVAPGSEGLAAIAARWPQVVRDGVLDRKALGALVFAAPAERLALEAITHPRIRAESTRRMAAAERAGAQQVVYEAALLFENDLDRGLDGTILVAADPALQVERLQGRDGLSAEEAEARLRAQLPLAEKKARATWVIDNSGDLEALRRRVDEVWAEVVRRT from the coding sequence TTGCAGCGGATCGGCCTCACCGGCGGCATCGCCTCTGGCAAGAGCACGGTGGCGCGCCTTCTCGCGGCGCGCGGGGTGCCCGTCATCGACGCCGACGCGTTGGCCCGCGAGGTGGTGGCGCCGGGGAGCGAGGGGCTCGCGGCGATTGCCGCACGCTGGCCGCAGGTGGTGCGGGACGGCGTCCTCGATCGCAAGGCGCTGGGGGCGCTCGTCTTCGCCGCCCCGGCGGAGCGCCTGGCGCTCGAGGCGATCACCCACCCGCGGATCCGGGCGGAGTCGACGCGGCGGATGGCGGCGGCGGAGCGCGCCGGCGCGCAGCAGGTCGTCTACGAAGCCGCCCTGCTCTTCGAGAACGATCTCGACCGGGGGCTCGACGGCACCATCCTCGTCGCTGCCGATCCGGCGCTGCAGGTGGAGCGGTTGCAGGGGCGCGACGGGCTCTCGGCCGAGGAGGCCGAGGCGCGGCTGCGGGCGCAGCTTCCCCTGGCGGAGAAGAAGGCCCGGGCCACCTGGGTGATCGACAACAGCGGCGACCTCGAGGCGCTCCGGCGCCGGGTGGACGAGGTCTGGGCCGAGGTGGTGCGCCGCACCTGA